The genomic segment ACCAATGATATTCCGGCACAACGCTTTCCATGACCTGCAGCACGGATTCATAAAGCGAGCTATCGACAATCTGCCCTTTGCCGGTAGTCTCCCGGGCATGCAGCGCGGCAAGCGCGCCCATGCAGCCATAGGTCGCGGCCAGCGTGTCGCCGATCGAAATGCCCATGCGGCTGGGGGCACGGTCGGGATCACCCACAATATAGCGCCATCCGCCCATCGCTTCGCCAATTCCGCCAAATCCGGCACGCGCCGAATAGGGGCCTGTCTGGCCATAGCCGGACACGCGCACGATGATCAGCCGCGGGTTGATCGCCTGCAGGACATCGGGGCCCAAGCCCCATTTTTCGATGGTGCCTGGTTTGAAATTCTCGATCAGGATATCGGCGGTCGCGACCAGTTTGCGAACCAGTTCCTGACCTTGCGCGATACGCAAATTTGCGGACACGGCCTTTTTGTTGCGGGCAACCACTTCCCACCACAGCTTGTCGTCGCCGCGTCCCCAATTGCGCATCGGGTCGCCCTGACCAGGCGGCTCGACCTTGATGACCTCGGCCCCCATGTCGCCGAGCAATTGTCCGCAAAAGGGTCCGGCGATCAGCTGGCCCAATTCGATAACGCGGATATCCTTGAGTGCGCCGGTGTTTTCCACGTTACTCCGCTGCCTCCAAAACTGCCCATTTCGGTTGAATGGGGGCAGGCAATCCGGTTTCGGAGACGCAATCGGCGCGCAATTGTTCCACCGCCGGGCCATAGTTGAACAGCTCGAGGGCAGGCCGTTCCGCACGCAATTTTGTGCGCAGCGCTTCGGTTGCTGTCTGGTCAACCGCGCCGTCCGCTCCGGCGACCACACCATAGGCCTTGGCACCTTCGACGGTGACCAGTCCTTGCGTGATCTCCTTGCCGACCAGAGCCGGGTCGCGATCCAGCGGATCGCCCCAGCCACCACCACCCCAGGTGATGAAGTGCAGTTGGTCGCCTTCCTCGACATGGACATCCTCGACCTTGTTGCCGATGATCTGGGCCGTGCCGTCGGCCTTTTCCAGGACCTTGCGCGCGCGTTTGCCGGGCTCGCCGCCATTCACGCCCCATGGGGGAACGAACCAGCGGTCATCATGGATCGAGATGGTGCCGCTCGCGAGGAAGCGATAGGTCATGTGGATGCCGTTGCCACCCCGGTGAAGCCCCGCCCCGCCGCTATCGGGTTCGGTTTCGTAGCGTTCGATGAGCAGCGGGAAATAACGCTCAAGAAACTCGTTCGGCACATTGGTAAAGCCGGGCCACAGCGAATGGCCATCCGGTCCATCGCCCATTGGCCGGCCGGGAATGCCGCCAAAGCCGATCTGGAACAGCTGGAACCAGTCACCTTTTTTGTCATTGCCCGAATAGAAAAGATGCGGCGACGAGGAAAAGCCCGCGGCGTTGAGAAATTCGGGCGTCTTCTGCCCCAACAGACCGCCCAATATGTCGAAGATACGGCCCAGCGCATGGGTGCGCCCCGACAGCGCCGCCGGGAATTTCGGCTTGAGCAGGGAGCCGTCGGGAATGCGAACATCAATCAGATCATAGAAGCCGTCGTTGAACAATATCTGCGGGTCGAAGACCATGATCATGTAGATGCCGAAGAACATCTTGAACATATTCTCGTTCAGATAGAAGTTGATCGACGCCTGGCTTTGCGGGTCGGTTCCTGCAAAATCGAGAACGACCTTTTCACCCTCGCGCCACATGGTGCATTTGATCTTATACGGGCCCGACCCCATGCCATCGTCGCAAATATAGTCTTCAAAGCTCACCGGCTCCTCGCCGATCGCCATCGCGATCAGGGATTTCATCGCGCGGTGGTTGCGGGCCAGCAGTTCCTGCGTGGCCGAAATATAGACATCGTCACCAAAGCGGGCCGCCATCTCGATCACGCGGCGTGCGGCCACGCGGCAGGAGGCGATCAGGGCGTTGAGGTCAGCCTGACACCAATCGGGCTTGCGCGTCTGGTGCATGACCAGTTTCATCAGGTCTTCATTATACTCGCCCTTCTTCCAGATTTTCACCGGCGGAATACGGACGCCTTCTTCGAAAATGGAGCGCGCATTGATCGGCATTGAGCCGACGACCTTGCCGCCAATATCCGACTGGTGCCCGAACATGGAGGTATAGGCGATCAGCCGTCCGTCCTTGAACACCGGCAACAGGACAAGCCAGTCATTGCTATGGCTGACGGCACCGGCGCAGGAATAGGGGTCGGACAGGAAGATCATGTCCCCATCCTCCAGCGTGCCCTCCCAATTATCGAGGAAGCCGCCGA from the Sphingorhabdus lacus genome contains:
- a CDS encoding CaiB/BaiF CoA transferase family protein, with translation MENTGALKDIRVIELGQLIAGPFCGQLLGDMGAEVIKVEPPGQGDPMRNWGRGDDKLWWEVVARNKKAVSANLRIAQGQELVRKLVATADILIENFKPGTIEKWGLGPDVLQAINPRLIIVRVSGYGQTGPYSARAGFGGIGEAMGGWRYIVGDPDRAPSRMGISIGDTLAATYGCMGALAALHARETTGKGQIVDSSLYESVLQVMESVVPEYHWSGYIRERSGSFLPGIAPSNVYQCTDGEYLIGANQDAVWARLAAAMGQPELAKDPRYVDHVSRGKNQIELDHRINEWTKTLTVEELEALMIEYSIPAGKMYRAPEMLADPHFAARNSIIDVETERWGTLKMQNAFPKLSDTPSRVRSPAPSEVGQHNAEIYGGLLALDEGEIAALKAADAI
- a CDS encoding hydantoinase B/oxoprolinase family protein, yielding MPATIVQTNHTPFEKKAIDPVTLDIIENALRNARIEMDATLVRTAMSPGIREQGDAFPLIADHTGKMIVGQFGSFIGGFLDNWEGTLEDGDMIFLSDPYSCAGAVSHSNDWLVLLPVFKDGRLIAYTSMFGHQSDIGGKVVGSMPINARSIFEEGVRIPPVKIWKKGEYNEDLMKLVMHQTRKPDWCQADLNALIASCRVAARRVIEMAARFGDDVYISATQELLARNHRAMKSLIAMAIGEEPVSFEDYICDDGMGSGPYKIKCTMWREGEKVVLDFAGTDPQSQASINFYLNENMFKMFFGIYMIMVFDPQILFNDGFYDLIDVRIPDGSLLKPKFPAALSGRTHALGRIFDILGGLLGQKTPEFLNAAGFSSSPHLFYSGNDKKGDWFQLFQIGFGGIPGRPMGDGPDGHSLWPGFTNVPNEFLERYFPLLIERYETEPDSGGAGLHRGGNGIHMTYRFLASGTISIHDDRWFVPPWGVNGGEPGKRARKVLEKADGTAQIIGNKVEDVHVEEGDQLHFITWGGGGWGDPLDRDPALVGKEITQGLVTVEGAKAYGVVAGADGAVDQTATEALRTKLRAERPALELFNYGPAVEQLRADCVSETGLPAPIQPKWAVLEAAE